CTGCAACTGCAGCAAGCCGGAGATTGGAGGTAGCCCATCATCCTTCTTTTTCTGTAACAGCCAGCATTCCTGACTTGCTGGGAGGGGTTGGGGTTTTGCTGTGAGAGCTTGGCCGCACGGTTTGCTGTCTCCTTGATCTGCAGCTCAAGGTGTTTCTGGATGGCGAGACCCAGCTCCTCAGGGTCCACGGAGGCCCCATAGACCTCCCATGTCATCCCTTCTGCATCCCACTTCACTTCCTTGACTGGGGACTTAGGTGCACCACTTGCTTTTTTGTCTCTGTCGCTGTCAGTCTGGCTAGAAGACATCTTACTCTTGTTAGCTTCTGCCAGATAGATCTGAGGGAACACATGAGAACCGGTGGTCTGATTTGTCTGCACCCCGATATCTCTCAGAACTTTTTGGGCTGTCATAGTTCCCATGTCACGCGTTGTGATTCTTTCTTGGCCAGTTGTCGTACTGCACCAGTCATCTTTACCTAAGTGTTTTTGGGAGCATTGTGGGCCAGTACCAGGTGGCAGTGAACTAATCCAGGAGCAGCTCAGATTGCAGCAACGCAGCAAATGTTTGGCATCTAAGCCAGTCTCACTAACAGAGGAGAAGAGGCGAGGCAGTGTAAGGTGGTTTCCTGCTGAAGAAGGTGGTACTGGAGGCTGGATACTGGAGTCTGCCAGACGTGGCAGCATCTGCGAGGGGGCTGGAATAGGCTGAGGATGGCAGTAGGCAGCAAATGTATCCTCAAAATTGGCATGGTGGATATAGGAGCTGCAACAGTGTGGCTTGTCACATTTAGTGGAAAGAGGGCCGCCTTCTCCTTGACACTGCGCTTTGATATCTGCGTCATCAGATGAGATACAGAGACCTCTCCTCTGAGGATGCTGTAAGCTACAGTCTCCACTGCAAATAGTGGTAACAGTGTTGCACTGATGTAGCTGCATGGGCTGCTTGCAAGCCATCATGGAGTGAGTCTCAGCCTCTTGGACGCTTgcatctctgctgtggaaagCAATTTCAGTTTTCGCCAAAGGCAAAGTGTCCGAGTGACTCCTGTGAACAATCAGGGTGGCCAGCTTCACATTCTGCTCTGTTCTGATGGTCTCAGGATAATTAGTGTTTGTATTCACAACTATCTCATCATTGTCTGAAAGTGTTTCTGTCACAACTGGACGAAGTGGGTGATTTGAAGCCATGATGAGCGGGAAGTGTTCAGATGGGCTTTGTTGGTGTTTAGCGGTTTCTGTTGCAGTAGGAGTTGAATGACATTGTTCTTCACAGATTTCACTGGGGGATTTCTCCTGGCAGTTGTAACATGGTCGTTGAGGCAGTCCAGAGGGTGATGTTACTTGTGTAGGTGTCTCTGTGGTGTCAAAGACGGACTGGTTGGAAAAAATAGGCTGCAGTGGAATAGTTCCTCCCATTGGATGCAGCTCTGACATGGGACGCCCTGCCTCTGCCATGGAAGGCCTTTAGGAAGAAATACAACATATTGTGTAGGTGACAGCACagatacaacagagcagaaaacagAATAATAAATGCATACTTTAATACTGCATTCATTATTTAATTCAATAGAAATACTAATACTTATTTGTTCACAATAGTGAATTGTGATGTATTTTCCAGCTGACAAGATGAATTTATTGTAATCATTTGCAAAAAATAAGCACAGTCCACAAATGACTGTTTTTAAAATAGCTACAGTGCTACATGGTGCTGTAGTAACATAAATCATTACAAATTTTCAGTGTTTACCCAATTTTTAATAAACCACCATGGACTTGTACACTAGAAGGACAGTGCATATGTTGAACAAAGTTGAAGACGGAGCTGCAAACAGGAGGAAACGAGGAAGACCACAAAAAAGATCCATGgctgtagtgaaggaggacatgcaaacGGTTGGTGTGCCAGAGAAGAATGGTAAGGATAGGGTGAAAGGAAGGCAGAtgacctgctgtggtgaccgtTCTAAGGCTTGCACATGCTATGCTCATTGTGAGCAATCCTTTAACCTCCAACCTGCCACCAGCTAAAGGTTTTTCCAATGTTTCTTTAAACTACTGTAAATCTTGAACAGTTTGTGCAATCTTAAAAATTCCAATGGTTTCTGAAAGGAGCGACTCAGTGCTTTTCATTCATTAAGTCATTAAGGTAATCACAAGCACAGCGCCACAGCAGCATCAGGAAGATGAAGGTCGAAAGAGAGTGCGAAGGAGTTATACAGAAAACTGACATTAtgtttgacattttgtttttgctgtgtttttcatgtttcgtgccaagttttttgtatttttgttattttaaattttacttaTCACCTATCAGCAAACGTGCACTGCCCAGCCTTCTTCCAGCACCTGAAAAAGCAGGGATTTGAGGCTTGTAGAACAGTGCAGAGTGGGTTGATTATCCACTCGGGAAAATGTGCAGAGATgttttagggttagggttaagtTAAAAAGGAGCAcacagaaccaggctgaataacaacaacccacattcatcaagaatctaatatgggatcATATTGGTGACAGcacttggaaccataaggcaacaggAAATAAACTAGACTCTGCCTGTGACTCACTCTTTCTCCTTCCATCTCCTCTGATccatcactctccacttgctgtccatCTGACAACAAGGCACAATTTGCTATTGCACTGATCTATTACTTAATTATCCACACTTAAACTCGTTTCACCTAATCCATGATAAAGTAATGACAGAAGAATGTTATAGAACCAAAGCACTGCagttgtgtttattattgtttttatagttgagtaataacttaaaaaaatctatacacaaacacacacacggacataCAATGAGATTTTATACGTTCTCCacaatactgtatatactatggccACAATAAAAACTGATCCACAATCTTTTCCTTATTATTTATTCCTAgtgatataataataataataatagcaaaaaaattaagtcatacatataaaataatgtatttatgataaTTCAGTTTGTTTGACTATTCACTCTGTGCAggcagaaaacttattaaatgtttaaactgtagaAATAGAATCATTTTGctgctgtaaaatcagcattttgtcatatttgaaatataaatctaatatattctgtttcttaattattttctttaaaacagaatctgtgtgtgtgtgttcttactATCATAATTATAATGCACATTAGATGCTTATTAGATGCCCTGCGACTATGTGCTCCACAAATTAtttatgaccagtgttgggtgtaacgcgttactgtaattaaGTTACTTTTCCACTGAAAGAGTAGAGTAACTGattactgttcatttttaggTATTTCAATTACAGTTACTTACAATGTACTTGCGTTACAtggtaaaataattaaactggCTGAATATTTCATTTCAATCATTTGTCTTCTAAACGTAGAAGTAAACTCTGCCGCTTTAACATGGCTGTAGTGCAGCTGCGCGTCATTTCACACCGGTTTGCTGCACAGTCGTTTTCTACAGCGGAAGCTGTCGGACTGAAGCGAGTGGCTGTTTTTTGAGGTGGACATATTCCCGTCTCTTCACTTTTCTGAAACGAGCAGACAAGAACATTACAGTAATATGTAAAAACTATGGGCTGCTGTTCATAGCACGAGTCATCTACTGAAGCGCCTGACACGGAGCATAGACGAACACTTCTGAGCGATCCTTGTTCATCATCCATGGATAACACCGCGGCAACTCCCGCTAGGCagcaaaacctgattttactTCAGCAGCGCAGAAAGCGTCTGAAGGTGAGCTTAAAAACGACTGCAGGCtacactgtggaagagatgcTGCCGCTGCGTACTGCAGAGTCTCCgtctttattcattatttaaagagtttaatttcTATCGTCTGCCACTCGAGGTTTAGAGGGATTCTAAGAAGTATTTGGTTAAATTACTTATTTAGTAATTAAGTTACTTTTCTGACACAGTAATTAGAtaagtatttaaaatacaatattgactaagtaattagtaatgaattacttttttaaagtaacttacccaacactggttataacTATAGAATAAATAGTGTTTCTCGCTCATTTCTCATATCTAGTGGTATTTTCACATACAAGCTTGGAATATTTCCTCATTAGAGAAATTAGTTTTCATCCCCTAAAGCTAGACTTGGTAACCTGGGAGGGATTGCCAAGGCAACTGCCTCTGGCCACTTTTGCCACTGCCTGCCACAAAGTAATAGACCACCCCAAATCTTCCTTAGATTAGATCCACAAGGCAGGCTCCCagtatttctgctctgtgtgaGGTTACTTGGTTATATTATCTCCATAACGGTCATCTGATGAGAACCATTCATCAATCCAGCCACCTTTCAGAAAAGCTATTTTCTGCTGCTTGACCAGCAAACTGACAGCTTCACTTTCACACTCAGCTCTCGCTTCACTACAGTGTAGAGCCTGATCATCGAGCTCCCTCCCTAGAACCGGCTCCAGGATAGGGCCTCATCCTCCCTTTAACCCTAaccagttgcagcagatggccaccGATTCTTAAGTCTGGTTCTGCCTgatgtttcttcctgtgaaaagcaaGGGGGGTCATCTGACTGTTGgacgtttttctgttttcacgcAATTATTGTGCGACCTTTCCCCCCTTAAATAGTTTagaaattcaattcagtttaattgAATAAACCCTATTTGGGCAGGATAGACTGGTCCCTTGATTCAATTCTTTTTATAGGTGTCGGGTGAAGCACTCCGTCTTATCCAGGACACAGAACTGTAAAATAATCACTTTAGGGCTAAAAAAATGTTGAATAAACAGAAAGCGTATTAACACTGGCACCTTGAATGTCTTTCCAAGTCATTCCAGCCAACTTTCACCCTTGAGTATAGagcaataaataatataaaaccaTAAATTTTGTTTGTACACacccagtcaaaagtttggacacaccttcctGTTTAATAGTTCTTGACTTTCAATACTTGTGAGCCTGTCAGGGTTCATTGgtggaatttcttgccttcttaatggaGTCGGGACCATGAGTTGTGTTGTGTAGAAGTCAGtaaacagctgacagccctatttgacggttgttagaattaatattttggcAAGAACTGCAAAAACCATCAAGTGCTATGAAGAAACCGACTCACACAAGGACGCCCCGGGAATGGAAGAGcaagagtcacctctgctgctgaggataattCATACGAGTCACCAGCCTTTGTGTTTAGTTGGaccttcatttatttttcaacagcacaatgaccccaaacacaacTCCAGGCTGTGTGAGGGCTATTTTTCCAACAAGGAGAGTGCAGTGCTGCGGCAGATGGcttggcctccacagtcacctgacatAAACTTAGtagagatggtttgggatgagatggagcgcagagtgaaggcaaaaggaccaacaagtgctcagcatctctgaactccttcaagactgctggaaaaccatttcaggtgacgacctcatgaagctcatggaGAGAAGGCCATTGAATGAGAAGGCGTGTCCACATTTTTGACTTGTAGTGTAAATCTACTGGTGATGGATACACCAAGAGGGTTGTCTTTTATCTCTTATTGTTCTCCACATATAGGTTCAGAAAGGTTTGGTGTTTGAAGGCAaattcataataataaaaaccgTAAAAAACGAATAAAAACCGGAGAATTTGTCCTTGGTTACTTCCTGCCTCTGCTTTCATCCTTTCTCTCTATCCAAAGACCTGCGGCATTCAGCTCTGTGCAAGGTGAGCCTCTTCATTAGTTTATGGtggtgtttttaatttgttataTTGTACATCTTGTTGAGGGAGTTCATGTTCTGCTGCTATTTGTGGATGATATCTACTCTGCAGTGCATGGTATCTGTACAGATCTGTGAGAATTCTCCAGATCAATGTAACGTGAAAGCCCTCGTATCCATATTTATGCAAACATATGGAACATTTAAAGGACACATGCATAATCACTCTATCATTCAGCTAaatggctgttgtttttttaaaataggaGTTTTCTACTCTGCTGGAGGACTCGAGGCACTTTATGGAGCCTGCTTCGTTCTCCCATTCATATAAACATTTTTCTACACCTGCTTTCTATCCAACATTAACACTGATGAACACATTGGAGAACAACATGGAGGTCATattgttttgtattattataGAATTTGGCAATCAACTTTGCCTGTATAAAAGTCACTGCACACCACTGAGATTCAGACATTTCAAGCACGTCCTCTGTAGCTGTTACAGGCTCAACTTCACTGGCTCTTTGCCGCTTACACAAAATCAAGGTGTAAGGTGAGGTTACAATGCTAGTGAACGACAACCCCATTTTTATTCCACTTCTATACTTCTTTTTAACTCACTATTCTTCCTTAAATAGTGAActattattttaaaatagtaGCAGCTTTATTTTTGTCTCAGTAATAGCTGACTGGATCTCTTTAATATGagaacatgtttttttaaagcactgtaATACAAGTCACAGGAACCCTACTGTCAGCGGTGGTACAGATTTAGATTGTTCCAATTATAGCCCATGGGAAATTTTCAGATATTGGCTAATTCAAGGAAAAGAAGTAGAACACATCAGGCTGCTGGAATTACTCTAGTGAACTGAACCACCTGGAACCAGATCGGATCCTTTTGCACACCCTTGTCTCTATTGGAAACAGAATCATGAAGATGATGCACAGACAGACGTGGTAAGAAGTGCATACATGTAGAACCCATTCATACAGCAGTGCCTGTATCAGAAGAAAAGATGGTTAGGTCCTTTTCTTCAACCAGCTTACCTTTACAGTGATCTACTTGCTGCTGACACTGTCCTCTTCCTTTTGTGTGTTGGGTGATGGTTGCAGTTCCTTAGAAAGCCCTCCTCCTCATATCCACAGGTGacccctttccctctctctgtgtaACTCCACTTCATTCACGCACATCCGatccttttcttctccttttttcctcAGCAGCTCCCAGCTGTGCACAAAATGGAGGAGACCTCGAGATAATCCCCCCTTGCATCTGATTAGAAATGCCAGGATGCAATCTTCAAATCTCGTGTTCTGTAATGGCGAGTCAGCCTGCTTTGTAGTTGCCTTATCCGGCTATAGAAGGAGATgggtggagggggagggggaatGATGGGAGGAGATAGTCAGGCAGCTGGCGTGTTTGCCCCTCCACCTGGGAAGCAGGGCTGACGTATGAATGAATGTGTACACGACAGAGAAATAAAGACAACAGGCTGTCTGTCCTTGTCCATATCAGCGTTtacactttcttttcttcttctgcgtAGTTCCACTCTGACCTCAGGTAGTGCTTCAGtctcaaactctgtttttcctcttcttaTTTCTTGCTCTACCTCGCTGCCGCTCTGCCACCCAACACCAACCCACTCTTCAGCACTTTCTCTGTTGCTATGGAAACTGcaatactcttttttttcccacgTAGGAATGACACAACTAAAACCAATCAGCTGGGgacttttaatgtgtatgaccGACTCTGTCATTCAACTCACTGATTTGTATTTTCATTTCTgacagaaaacatgaaaagacCACACCTATGATAATTAACATATAACTaactatatctatatatttgtcatttatatttgtgtcatctggctttataaataatatataaataaagctctGTATCACCTGCATAGCAATTCAAATTTTGACTAGgtctcatttttaaaacattttctgctTAATTCAGAAAGTTAAAGCCACGACTGTATAGGACATCTCAGACGCAAAGACGTGCcataataaaacacaacaaagatGAGAAAGGAGGTCCCTGAACTGGTTGGCAGCTAAAATCTTCCCCAACGTTGCTGGAAGGTGGCCAAACTGCAGAATTCATCTTCCtgcaagaaaaggaaaagattcTGCTTTTAAAACGGAAGGAAATGGTTTCTTcagctaaaaaaagaaagaaaaagaaatagatATTTTTATGCAACAGTGGGAAATGTAACCCAGGTACAGGTTTGTTTGTATGGGGAGGTTGTCCtaattgtctgtgtgtgtaagggctggGTAGGTGGTGGATGACAGCTGTGCAAAGATTAAGGCTTAGATATTCTCGGAgcagctctgtgtttctgttataCGACTGCTAATTGCATTTGCCAAATGTATTAAAGTATATCTCTTTatatctgcagtttgtgtgttagAACTTGCAGTTATTTTGAAGCAGTCTTATTTCTTCCACTTTCTTTTGTTATGTCCAAGTCTCACTTTGtgctcactgctgcctctgacTCAGATTCCAGACAGGTTCTGCTTCAGGCTTTGCTGCAATGTGGGCTGTTCATGTAGCAACCATCACCCACAATATGACAGGattattaagataagataagataagatagaactttattaatccctcgggtgggttcctctgggaaattagatttccaaaaaacaaaaagcacagcaccgacagaagttacagttacagaatatttttttatatatacatacatacatacatacacacacacacacacacacacacatatatatatatatacatatatatatacacacacacacacacacacatacatacatatatatacacacacatatatacatatatatacacacacatatatacatatatatacacacacatatatatacatacatacatatatatgtgtgtgtgtgtgtatatatgtgtgtgtgtgtgtgtatatatatatgtgtgtgtgtgtgtgtatatgtgtgtgtgtgtgtgtgtgtatatgtgtgtgtgtgtgtatatatatatatatatatatgtgtgtgtgtatatatatatatatatatatatatgtgtgtgtgtgtatatatatatatacatatatatatatagatgtgtgtgtgtgtgtatatatgtgtgtgtgtgtgtatatatatatatatgtgtgtgtgtgtgtatatatatatatatgtgtgtgtgtgtgtatatatatatatatgtgtgtgtgtgtgtatatatatatatatgtgtgtgtgtgtgtatatatatatatatatgtgtgtgtgtgtatatatatatatatatatgtgtgtgtgtgtatatatatatatatatgtatatatatatatatatatatatatatatatatatatatatacacacacacacgtctcttgcccaccgatgccttcttgttccagtagcccacttttcgtcagggtgccctggttcctcaacacctgacgcggaccttgttgatccgggcgacgtccgagccggcatgccttcatatttatctgtctcactcatgtctgcggtaggcttgcttagcatagggggtctagccttaggacccttactggatacagacgccccaggcaggaatcgaacttgcgatcctcttttccaaaggcgtgtagtctaaccactacgctatccagctggccccaactgaccgagtgctcagtgaatacctcaggcagcagaaacccaagaaagaggagggagacgaggaaccatcatggaaggacaggcccctgcatggtatgtaccaccggcagatagaggaggtggctgatatccagaaatcctaccagtggctggacaaagctggactgaaagacagcacagaggcactaatcatggcagcacaagaacaagctctgagcacaagatccatagaggctggggtctatcacaccaggcaagaccccaggtgcaggctgtgtaaagatgccccagagacaatccagcacataacagcagggtgcaagatgctagcaggcaaggcatacatggaacgccataaccaagtggtgtagcatagtgtacaggaacatctgtgccgagtataacctggaagtcccgaggtcaaaatgggagatgcccccaagggtggtggagaatgaccgagctaagatcctgtgggacttccagatacagatggacaaaatggtggtggctaaccaaccggacatagtggtggtagacaaacagaagaagacggccgtagtgatcgatgtagcggtcccgaatgacagcaacatcaggaagaaggaacacgagaagctggagaaataccaagggctcagagaagagctcgagaggatgtggagggtgaaggtaacggtggtccccgtggtaatcggagcactaggtgcggtgactcccaagctaggcgagtggctccagcagatcccgggaacaacatcggagatctctgtccagaagagcgcagtcctgggaacagctaagatactgcgcaggaccctcaagctcccaggcctctggtagaggacccaagcttgaaggataaaccgcccgcaggggcgtgctgggtgttatttacatatacatatatatacacacatacatacatacatacatatacatatatatatatatacatacacacacacatatacacacacacatatatacacatatacatatatatatacatatatacatatatatatatatatatatatatatatatatatatatatatatatatatatatatatatatatatatatatacatacatacatacatacatacatacatacatatatatatatgtatacatatatatacatatatatacacatacatacatatacatacatatatatatatatatatatatatatatatatacacatacatacatatacatacatatatatatatatatatatatatatatatatatatatatacacatacatacatatacatacatatatatatatatatatatatatatatatatatgtatgtatatgtatgtatgtgtatatatatacacatatatatatatatatatatatatatatatatatacatatatatatatatatatatatatatatatatatatacacatacatacatatacatacatacatatatatatatatatatatacacatacatacatatacatacatacatacatatatatatatatatatatatatatatatatatatatatatatatatatatatatatatatatatacacatacatacatatacatatatatatatatatatatatatacatatatatatatacatatatatatatatatacatacatacatacatacatatatatatacatacatacatacatatatacatacatacatacatatatacatacatacatacatatatatatacatatatatatatatatatatatatatacatacatatatatatatatatatacatatacatatatatatatatatatacatatacatatatatatacatacatacatacatacatatatatatatatacatacatacatatatatatatatacatacatacatatatatatatatacatacatacatacatatatatatatacatacatacatatatatacatacatacatacatacatacatatatatacatacatacatatatatacatacatacatatatatacatacatacatatatatatatatatatacatacatatatacatatatatacacatatatatacatacatatatacatatatatacacatatatatacatatatatatacatatatatacacatatatatacatatatatatacatatatatatacatatatatatacatatacatatatatatatatatatatacacatatacacatatacatatatatatacacatatacatatatatatatatatatatatatatatatatacatatacacatatacatatatatatatatatgtatatatatatatatatgtatatacatatatatatatatatatgtatatatatatatatatatatatatatatatatatatatatatatatatacatatatacatacatatatatatatacatatatatatatacatatatatatatacatatatatatatacacatagatagatagatagatagatagatagatagatagatagatagatatagttATGGCTATGGATTGAAAATACCCCCCCCACCCCTAACGGCTGCACCTCTAAAACAATTTTGCCTGGGCTCTTATCTcacttttttaatttcaaaaagtCAACAGAAAAattcacagacatattttttttataagttTTTTAAGGTTGTGGTGTTAATTTTTAAGTAACATgagcccagcagcagcagcaatgctAGGCTAACACTAACTACCTAGCAAAATTATAAACCTGGGGCCAAACTAAGAGAAGCCACAAAATCAGTTTGAATAACAGTAAACATTTACTCACCAAGTCAGTGTAACAGGTAAAGATCCACAGCAATGACAACAATAATATTTGAGCTGAAGCTTCTCCAGGCTGTTTTCCACAGCATCTTTGTCGTGTCTTCGTCCACTTACCAACCAGTTGCCCTTGCTGAGCCTGGTTCTattgaaggtttcttcctgttaaaagggagtttttccttcccactgttgcccaAGCGCTTACATgtgattgttgaggttttctgtttgttttggattattgtaggatctttaccttataatataaagcaccttgaggcagtAGTTGAGTGTGAGTATGGGCGATAGATtacaaataaaagttttttgggggttttcccagtatgactcgggggtgttgattcactTTAATTAACACAATCATCCTGTTGTAACTAGGTTTCTGTAGGGCAGAGTACGTCAATATGACGATCACTTATTAAATCATGTTTAAATTGTTTTGTGCTGGGAGCAGACAGTTTCTATGGGAATGGAGTTTTGGGGGGATAACAGGAGGAGATCAGATACAAAGTGGCATCTAAGAATGCAACTCTGCTTACTACGGATAATCACGTTTTCAGGGGTTTAAGACATTTAACCAGATTTCTAGAGCTGCTCCATGCAAAGTGGGATAAATGCCGTCTCACCTAAGAAGATCAGGTTTTACACAGAAAGTTTCTCAATTAtatataaaactgttttttctttaaccATTAACAATTCCTATTAGCAGACTGTAGTACAAAGCTTCACAGTGGGTCTCTAACAAAGCTCAAACTCTGCTTTTCAACACTTGAGTAGCACAGGTGAAAAAGGAACTCAAACAGTGTTCTGGTGAAACAGGTGGAGGTTTTCTTGAGGCCTTGAAAACAAAGACAGCTGAAATATTTTCAGTCTCTATGTGTTTATTAGAGATGATACAATGTTGGTCTTTTTGACAGTTGTgctaaacaaacagaaaacaagactTCAACAGATCGCCTTAGTAACTCTGGTGTCCATTTTCTTGTCCTATGACAGCTGTGAGTGGGGTAATGACAGCTGAGAAATCTGCAAGTCCACAGAATCCTCCACAGCATATGTTCACATTATTTTCATACTCAAACATGTCAGTGAGCCCTAATGCTCTGTAGTTGGGGGCACTGTCACTTTG
This is a stretch of genomic DNA from Maylandia zebra isolate NMK-2024a linkage group LG13, Mzebra_GT3a, whole genome shotgun sequence. It encodes these proteins:
- the si:dkey-191g9.7 gene encoding uncharacterized protein si:dkey-191g9.7; this translates as MAEAGRPMSELHPMGGTIPLQPIFSNQSVFDTTETPTQVTSPSGLPQRPCYNCQEKSPSEICEEQCHSTPTATETAKHQQSPSEHFPLIMASNHPLRPVVTETLSDNDEIVVNTNTNYPETIRTEQNVKLATLIVHRSHSDTLPLAKTEIAFHSRDASVQEAETHSMMACKQPMQLHQCNTVTTICSGDCSLQHPQRRGLCISSDDADIKAQCQGEGGPLSTKCDKPHCCSSYIHHANFEDTFAAYCHPQPIPAPSQMLPRLADSSIQPPVPPSSAGNHLTLPRLFSSVSETGLDAKHLLRCCNLSCSWISSLPPGTGPQCSQKHLGKDDWCSTTTGQERITTRDMGTMTAQKVLRDIGVQTNQTTGSHVFPQIYLAEANKSKMSSSQTDSDRDKKASGAPKSPVKEVKWDAEGMTWEVYGASVDPEELGLAIQKHLELQIKETANRAAKLSQQNPNPSQQVRNAGCYRKRRMMGYLQSPACCSCSSAAVD